Proteins from one Suncus etruscus isolate mSunEtr1 chromosome 3, mSunEtr1.pri.cur, whole genome shotgun sequence genomic window:
- the DLK1 gene encoding protein delta homolog 1 isoform X1: MTATAALLPGLLLLLASGPTAQGAECFPACHPQNGFCGDDNVCRCQPGWQGPLCDQCMTFPGCAHGLCVDPWECVCEEGWEGDLCDTDIRACSSAPCANNGTCVNMEKGSYQCSCAPGFSGRHCTSRDGPCVVNGSSCQHGGTCVDQDGRASHVSCLCLPGFAGNFCELVVAVADSCTPNPCENKGICTDIGGDFRCRCPAGFMDKTCSRPVGPCAAGPCQNGGTCLQHSQVRYECVCAPGFTGPLCGRQQSPGPLPSGGLTYRLTPGVHELPVPPPEHRILKVSVKELNQRPPLLSEGQAICFTVLGVLAGLLLLGTMSVVFFHKCQPWVARMRRRRRLLLAKKQNPLLHYSSGDDDLAVNIIFPDKTTDGAAAAATNIALVPAVEEEEM; this comes from the exons ATGACCGCGACCGCAGCCCTCCTGCCCGGCCTCTTGCTCCTGCTGGCCTCCGGGCCCACTGCCCAGG GAGCTGAATGCTTTCCGGCCTGCCACCCCCAGAACGGATTCTGCGGAGATGACAACGTTTGCAG ATGCCAGCCAGGCTGGCAGGGACCCCTGTGTGACCAGTGCATGACGTTTCCCGGTTGTGCTCATGGGCTCTGCGTGGACCCCTGGGAGTGTGTCTGTGAGGAAGGTTGGGAAGGAGACCTCTGTGATACAG acatCCGGGCCTGCAGCTCAGCTCCCTGCGCCAACAATGGGACCTGCGTGAACATGGAGAAGGGGAGCTACCAATGCTCCTGCGCCCCCGGGTTCTCTGGCAGACACTGCACCAGCCGGGACGGGCCCTGCGTCGTCAACGG CTCTTCATGCCAGCACGGAGGCACCTGCGTGGACCAGGACGGCCGGGCCTCGCATGTCTCCTGCCTGTGTCTTCCCGGCTTCGCAGGCAATTTCTGCGAGCTGGTGGTGGCGGTGGCTGACAGCTGCACCCCGAACCCGTGCGAGAACAAGGGCATCTGCACCGACATCGGCGGCGACTTCCGTTGCCGCTGCCCGGCCGGCTTCATGGATAAGACATGCAGCCGCCCCGTGGGGCCGTGCGCCGCTGGGCCCTGCCAGAATGGAGGCACCTGCCTGCAACATAGCCAGGTGAGGTACGAGTGCGTGTGCGCCCCCGGCTTCACGGGGCCCCTGTGCGGCCGCCAGCAGAGCCCGGGGCCGCTGCCCAGCGGGGGCCTCACCTACCGCCTGACCCCGGGTGTGCACGAGCTGCCGGTGCCACCCCCCGAGCACCGCATCCTCAAGGTGTCCGTGAAGGAGCTCAACCAGCGTCCTCCCCTCCTCTCCGAGGGCCAGGCCATCTGCTTCACCGTCCTGGGCGTGCTGGCCGGCCTGCTGCTGCTGGGCACCATGAGCGTCGTCTTCTTCCACAAGTGCCAGCCCTGGGTGGCACGTatgcgccgccgccgccgcctgctGCTGGCCAAGAAGCAGAACCCGCTGCTTCATTACAGCAGCGGCGACGACGACCTGGCTGTCAACATCATCTTCCCCGACAAGACGACCGATGGGGCCGCGGCTGCTGCCACCAACATCGCCCTAGTCCCAGCCGTCGAGGAGGAGGAGATGTGA
- the DLK1 gene encoding protein delta homolog 1 isoform X2, translated as MTATAALLPGLLLLLASGPTAQGAECFPACHPQNGFCGDDNVCRCQPGWQGPLCDQCMTFPGCAHGLCVDPWECVCEEGWEGDLCDTDIRACSSAPCANNGTCVNMEKGSYQCSCAPGFSGRHCTSRDGPCVVNGSSCQHGGTCVDQDGRASHVSCLCLPGFAGNFCELVVAVADSCTPNPCENKGICTDIGGDFRCRCPAGFMDKTCSRPVGPCAAGPCQNGGTCLQHSQGQAICFTVLGVLAGLLLLGTMSVVFFHKCQPWVARMRRRRRLLLAKKQNPLLHYSSGDDDLAVNIIFPDKTTDGAAAAATNIALVPAVEEEEM; from the exons ATGACCGCGACCGCAGCCCTCCTGCCCGGCCTCTTGCTCCTGCTGGCCTCCGGGCCCACTGCCCAGG GAGCTGAATGCTTTCCGGCCTGCCACCCCCAGAACGGATTCTGCGGAGATGACAACGTTTGCAG ATGCCAGCCAGGCTGGCAGGGACCCCTGTGTGACCAGTGCATGACGTTTCCCGGTTGTGCTCATGGGCTCTGCGTGGACCCCTGGGAGTGTGTCTGTGAGGAAGGTTGGGAAGGAGACCTCTGTGATACAG acatCCGGGCCTGCAGCTCAGCTCCCTGCGCCAACAATGGGACCTGCGTGAACATGGAGAAGGGGAGCTACCAATGCTCCTGCGCCCCCGGGTTCTCTGGCAGACACTGCACCAGCCGGGACGGGCCCTGCGTCGTCAACGG CTCTTCATGCCAGCACGGAGGCACCTGCGTGGACCAGGACGGCCGGGCCTCGCATGTCTCCTGCCTGTGTCTTCCCGGCTTCGCAGGCAATTTCTGCGAGCTGGTGGTGGCGGTGGCTGACAGCTGCACCCCGAACCCGTGCGAGAACAAGGGCATCTGCACCGACATCGGCGGCGACTTCCGTTGCCGCTGCCCGGCCGGCTTCATGGATAAGACATGCAGCCGCCCCGTGGGGCCGTGCGCCGCTGGGCCCTGCCAGAATGGAGGCACCTGCCTGCAACATAGCCAG GGCCAGGCCATCTGCTTCACCGTCCTGGGCGTGCTGGCCGGCCTGCTGCTGCTGGGCACCATGAGCGTCGTCTTCTTCCACAAGTGCCAGCCCTGGGTGGCACGTatgcgccgccgccgccgcctgctGCTGGCCAAGAAGCAGAACCCGCTGCTTCATTACAGCAGCGGCGACGACGACCTGGCTGTCAACATCATCTTCCCCGACAAGACGACCGATGGGGCCGCGGCTGCTGCCACCAACATCGCCCTAGTCCCAGCCGTCGAGGAGGAGGAGATGTGA